The following proteins are co-located in the Planctomycetota bacterium genome:
- a CDS encoding LacI family DNA-binding transcriptional regulator — protein sequence MPVTMKDIAIAAGVSQQAVSQALNRKGRLRPETRRRLTELADRMGYRSNSSARAIRLGRFGTYALLQSVHSEASTLARRALLGIHEAIDRIDHQLAVERLPDER from the coding sequence ATGCCCGTCACGATGAAAGACATTGCGATTGCAGCAGGCGTGTCGCAACAGGCGGTAAGTCAGGCATTGAATCGAAAGGGCCGTTTACGACCCGAAACCCGCCGTCGTCTCACGGAGCTGGCCGATCGCATGGGATATCGCTCAAACTCCTCAGCACGGGCGATACGTTTAGGTCGTTTCGGGACTTACGCGTTGCTGCAGAGCGTGCATAGCGAAGCCAGTACGCTCGCGCGCAGGGCTCTGCTGGGTATTCACGAAGCTATCGACCGTATTGATCACCAACTGGCGGTAGAGCGTCTTCCCGACGAGCG